One Oncorhynchus keta strain PuntledgeMale-10-30-2019 chromosome 34, Oket_V2, whole genome shotgun sequence genomic window, ctctcttgagccttgtgtcctggtctctcttgagccttgtgtccaggtctctcttgggCCTTGTGTCCAGATCTCTCTTGGGCCTTgtgtccaggtctctcttgggCCTTGTGTCCAGATCTCTCTTGGGCCTTGTGTCCAGATCTCTCTTGGGCCTTGTGTGAGCCTTGTGTTCAGatctctcttgagccttgtgtccaggtctctcttgggCCTTGTGTTCAGATCTCTCTTGGGCCTTGTGTCCTGGTCTCTCTTGGGCCTTGTGTTCAGatctctcttgagccttgtgtcctggtctctcttgagccttgtgtccaggtctctcttgagccttgtgtccaggtctctcttgagccttgtgttcagatctctcttgagccttgtgttcagatctctcttgagccttgtgtccagatctctcttgagccttgtgtTCAGATCTCTCTTGGGCCTTGTGTCCAGGTCTCCCTTGAGCCTTGTGTCCTggtctctcttgagccttgtgtccaggtctctcttgagccttgtgttcagatctctcttgggccttgtgtcctggtctctcttgagccttgtgtcctggtctctcttgagccttgtgtccaggtctctcttgagccttgtgttcagatctctcttgggccttgtgtggtctctcttgagccttgtgtctctcttgagccttgtgtcctggtctctcttgagccttgtgtccaggtctctcttgagccttgtgtccagatctctcttgggccttgtgtccaggtctctcttgagccttgtgtccaggtctctcttgggccttgtgtccaggtctctcttgagccttgtgtccaggtctctcttgggccttgtgtccaggtctctcttgagccttgtgtccaggtctctcttgagccttgtgtcctggtctctcttgagccttgtgttcagatctctcttgggccttgtgtcctggtctctcttgagccttgtgtccaggtcacgcttgagccttgtgtccaggtcacgcttgagccttgtgtccaggtctctcttgagccttgtgtcctggtctctcttgagccttgtATCGAggtctctcttgagccttgtgtccaggtctctcttgagccttgtgtccaGGTCTCTCATGAGCAGCCTTGTGTCCTggtctctcttgagccttgtATCGAggtc contains:
- the LOC127914911 gene encoding uncharacterized protein LOC127914911, producing MTCVQVSLEPCVQISLEPCVQISLEPCVQISLEPCVQVSLEPCVQVSLGPCVQVSLGPCVQISLGPCVLVSLGPCVQISLEPCVLVSLEPCVQVSLEPCVQVSLEPCVQISLGPCVLVSLEPCVLVSLEPCVQVSLEPCVQISLGPCVQVSLEPCVQVSLEPCVQVSLEPCVLVSLEPCVQISLGPCVLVSLEPCVQVTLEPCVQVTLEPCVQVSLEPCVLVSLEPCIEVSLEPCVQVSLEPCVQVSHEQPCVLVSLEPCIEVSLEPCVQVSLEPCVQVSLESMSLVIEKQPAQRLTDC